From a single Vanacampus margaritifer isolate UIUO_Vmar chromosome 15, RoL_Vmar_1.0, whole genome shotgun sequence genomic region:
- the poln gene encoding DNA polymerase nu isoform X1 yields the protein MENPSTGSLSITEQEFLDGLLADLEEINQSQSPDFTFGTIPVGVNLSNQIDTEASNTLKETIGERMDTQCSATRPGVLSSNPSPTDADIEVNQTQYNAAIDSEHMEADLGLTWLDEIFNDHFQIVTWPTDILEDNVKEKLTPHSTDFNKGPFSLNVVKGENDPMRCDKISSSPPPKVEGVATYVNQVAIDFGIPSADLEIALWEDGLGKNLFESFEMTYYTREDAEKPPHPPLRTDQHKRLSPASAYECKEGSDLDCSLKIRDEQPNSGSSKADVKNPTREPLVDCTNLMDTKSHTNTGKPWRKSCSKGVLLKGQNTSSFKQKRKLLKPKNAPPMKSRHYSWQRPSHSSSASKSATHTQQQMMVTYSDGASTSASKLDWLVGILTRDPKVKSTEALNPDEKMQMMENVKQANTLLLTLVYHSGTTQLQSEEDFDHSVCGLLLLLMNDVDSSHERQSLSQNDLLLYHKLACCQTQTRQQIFTEDLLLMILSRDAATVCYGTKDLLSAALQSCRQHLSWKQVSGCLIQDPQVAGWLLDPEDPCTCFQKLLQKYKCKSLSPESPANVFSELYSLYYLNKKLCDKIWCQGLWKLYADFELKMIPILAAMESQCIQMDKDALDNMSDLLKTKMNQLEHDAHLAAGENFLLTSTIQIREILFEKLRLHERLIRKTLPWKIAIREDTASNKTLQMYRHLHPLPDIILEYRKVNQTRLNFVDSTYMYLMTKGYTSPNWSQTSVVTGKIVSSQPNFETIPRETLKVMLMPHVKGSEPDVKSINPRAIYIPEKDRTFVAAGFCQLEPRLLAHFSGDRELLRLVTDPEADVYAFLASEWMQKLLLEVTSADIEEAKHIVSSILYGTGREGLATTLGVKSVEARRFQEKFFLKFPKVKSFTVAIIQQCRAQGFVRSLLGHQRPVRHITCEDRTPRMQAEKQAIAFVLKGSMADLCKMAMIQIFEMLSTSDTLSARLIAQFNEELLFEVEDSQVEELAALVKRTMESLSHIDHLGVHINVPLKVAVSCGKSWGSMSALHMPPA from the exons ATGGAGAATCCCAGCACTGGAAGTCTGTCCATCACTGAGCAGGAGTTCCTGGATGGTCTGCTGGCTGACTTGGAAGAAATCAACCAAAGTCAGA GTCCTGACTTTACCTTTGGAACAATACCTGTGGGAGTGAATCTGAGCAACCAAATAGATACTGAGGCTTCCAACACTTTGAAGGAGACCATAGGAGAAAGGATGGACACacaatg CAGTGCAACTAGGCCGGGGGTCCTGAGCAGTAATCCTTCTCCAACGGATGCCGATATCGAGGTCAATCAGACACAATACAATGCAGCGATTGATTCAGAGCATATGGAGGCTGATTTAGGACTCACATGGCTGGATGAAATCTTCAACGACCATTTTCAAATTGTGACATGGCCAACTGACATTTTGGAAGATAATGTGAAAGAAAAACTCACACCTCACAGTACTGACTTCAACAAGGGTCCGTTTAGTCTAAATGTGGTTAAGGGAGAGAACGACCCTATGCGGTGTGACAAAATTAGCAGTAGTCCTCCTCCTAAAGTTGAGGGCGTTGCCACCTATGTCAATCAGGTCGCAATCGATTTTGGGATCCCTTCAGCAGACTTGGAGATAGCTTTGTGGGAAGATGGATTAGGGAAAAACCTTTTTGAGAGCTTCGAAATGACATATTACACCAGGGAAGATGCTGAGAAACCCCCCCACCCGCCTCTAAGAACTGACCAGCATAAGCGGCTGTCTCCAGCGAGTGCATATGAGTGTAAGGAAGGGAGCGACCTTGACTGCAGTCTCAAGATTAGAGATGAACAACCTAATAGTGGCAGTTCCAAAGCAGATGTCAAGAACCCCACTAGGGAACCACTGGTAGACTGCACCAACTTGATGGATACTAAGTCCCATACCAACACAG ggaaGCCATGGAGAAAATCCTGCTCAAAAGGAGTATTGTTGAAA GGCCAGAATACCTCCTCCTTTAAGCAAAAACGCAAGTTGCTCAAGCCAAAAAATGCTCCACCAATGAAGTCACGCCATTACTCTTGGCAGAGGCCCAGCCATTCATCATCAGCCTCCAAATCAGCTACTCACACTCAACAACAAATGATGGTTACTTACAGCGACGGCGCATCCACCAGTGCCTCCAAACTTGACTGGCTGGTCGGAATTCTGACCAGGGACCCTAAAGTGAAAAGCACTGAGGCGCTAAACCCAGATGAGAAAATGCAGATGATGGAGAATGTTAAGCAGGCTAACACGCTACTGCTAACTTTGGTGTATCACAGTGGTACCACACAGTTACAGTCAGAAGAG GATTTTGACCACTCAGTGTGTGGCCTTCTCCTACTTCTCATGAACGATGTGGACAGCAGCCATGAGAGGCAGTCGCTCAGCCAAAATGACCTCCTGCTGTACCATAAACTTGCCTGCTGCCAGACACAAACCCGACAGCAGATTTTCACTGA AGACCTGCTGCTGATGATACTGTCACGAGATGCCGCCACAGTGTGCTACGGAACCAAGGATTTGCTTAGTGCGGCTCTGCAGTCGTGCAGACAACACCTCAGCTGGAAACAAG TGTCAGGCTGCCTTATCCAGGACCCTCAGGTGGCAGGGTGGCTATTGGACCCTGAAGATCCTTGCACCTGCTTCCAGAAACTACTTCAGAAATACAAATGCAAAAGCCTGTCTCCTGAAAGCCCTGCCAAT GTCTTCTCAGAACTCTATTCCCTCTACTACCTGAACAAGAAGCTTTGTGATAAAATATGG tgccaGGGCCTTTGGAAGCTGTACGCAGACTTTGAGCTAAAAATGATTCCAATTCTAGCAG ccatgGAGAGCCAGTGCATCCAGATGGACAAAGATGCCTTGGACAATATGTCAGACCTGCTGAAG ACTAAGATGAACCAGTTGGAGCATGACGCCCATCTAGCTGCTGGAGAAAATTTCCTACTCACCAGCACTATCCAGATCCGAGAA ATTCTCTTTGAGAAACTGCGCCTACATGAACGCTTGATCAGGAAGACGCTTCCCTGGAAAATCGCCATACGGGAGGATACTGCATCAAATAAAACA TTGCAGATGTACCGGCATCTGCATCCTCTACCAGACATTATTTTAGAGTACAGAAAA GTTAATCAAACCAGGCTGAACTTTGTCGACTCTACTTACATGTACCTGATGACTAAG GGTTACACCTCCCCGAACTGGTCGCAGACAAGTGTGGTGACGGGCAAAATCGTCTCATCACAGCCA AACTTCGAAACCATTCCAAGAGAGACGCTTAAGGTCATGTTGATGCCTCACGTCAAAG GAAGCGAGCCAGATGTAAAGAGTATAAATCCTCGGGCCATATACATACCTGAAAAAGACAGGACATTTGTTGCCGCAG GCTTCTGCCAATTGGAGCCACGACTCCTGGCTCACTTCTCCGGTGACCGCGAACTGCTCCGCCTTGTTACTGACCCTGAGGCTGATGTCTATGCCTTTTTAGCCTCTGAATG GATGCAGAAGCTCCTGCTTGAGGTGACATCAGCAGACATAGAGGAAGCCAAGCACATTGTGTCCTCCATTTTGTATGGGACCG GTCGTGAGGGCCTAGCCACCACCTTGGGGGTGAAATCAGTGGAGGCCCGCAGATTCCAAGAAAAATTCTTCCTGAAATTCCCAAAAGTGAAGTCCTTCACGGTGGCGATTATCCAGCAGTGCCGTGCACAag GTTTCGTGCGTTCCCTCCTGGGCCACCAGCGCCCTGTGCGACATATCACTTGTGAAGACAGAACCCCACGCATGCAAGCCGAGAAGCAGGCGATTGCCTTTGTGCTCAAAG GCTCCATGGCCGACCTCTGTAAGATGGCAATGATCCAAATCTTCGAGATGCTCTCCACCTCTGATACACTCTCTGCCAG GCTGATCGCTCAGTTCAATGAAGAACTCCTGTTTGAAGTGGAGGACTCGCAGGTGGAAGAGCTTGCCG CTCTGGTGAAGCGCACCATGGAGTCCTTGAGCCACATTGACCATTTGGGAGTCCATATTAAT GTCCCCCTGAAGGTGGCAGTCTCTTGTGGCAAGTCCTGGGGTTCCATGTCTGCGCTTCACATGCCGCCAGCTTAG